tcggagacttagttttgcgactcaaccaagagcgcactgaaaaactcgagtcgccatggcttggcccctacgtcataacggaagtaattgaagaaggagcgtacaggataaaagacaagaagacaggggttcccgagaaaaacccttggaacatagcacagctcaggcggttctacgcttagagtcgaaatatagtccttctctgtaaaaatacaatgtactgaaacgcccgcgagttttcagacgcactcttttccttttcggggcaccgagtggggccggaaaggtttttaatgaggcgggctcgcggtgctgcaatataataaagatagtggagatatatttcttattcttcgacacgctcgggggctcaacgccttcaagtttcaaaatacgtacaatatagacatattagacttaccaaaatatttcgccttggtacactaaatacctcgccaaatatcggaagctaataaaatTATAAACATACTGTACGCGCCAAAAAACTTactgctttggtccaagaacctcgcaacaaaaatatagaactttgacaccacgacactcgggggcttccaacccatcaatgaaaaaacagagatatcttattatcacaggagggaaaacctccgagatagaaaaacagtatagactccagccaaaagctcgggggctcagagATCAAAAACACAGCttgacaatatagattgtgtttacaaatacacaaagatgtatcaatgatagaaatacagcaaaaaagaggaaaaagttttcaagggaaaccgagcacatgatctatggttatccgctcagtagaaggacgagtactatgttcagcatagcttcccttcacgaagaactcagaatccatccgaagaagttcatccatcatatcttcagcaacaggagtcaccaaatcgtcaatcttgcccatatttctctttttctttgccatcttcgccaaacaagtaggaacaatttgatctatgggcaattttggatgacaaatttttatcatcatcatggcaaatcttgcgccagcagaaagttgagctcgcacaaagccatggattcgaggagcatctcgaaatttctccattaaagctggaagggtttctggcattttgttccgagggaacatggttccataaactaaaaataaagtcttcgtacagaagtcaaggaaatcgcggacctgagccgcgcgatcttgaaatctgatgatttggcgggtgcgctcaggagtaacccaaaaattagacccatgttgcgcagccagtctcagcaaaatagtggttcgagcttcaacacgttggtcttcggcagcagcatccagaaacgagcctgacacatcaaacaaaaaatcaaggaacgaatggtgaagaataatatccaatatggttatgagcgggaaacatacctgtcatgtccaaactggcattagtcattagttgaagcatataattctcgcgggAAGAAGCTTCAGCAGCTTTCAAAGAATGCAAAGATCCTTCGCAGCGgtggcttcttttgcctgttgaagagcaatttcctctctttcggacgcttgtcgagatttttccatcatcgcaagagtttgtttcttcatggattgaagttgttgtcgaagttcttgcaaatcttccgacaaatgtctGCTTGAAGAACTTTCGAGAGGGTTATCAtcgattagcattttcttcgagaaggaagaagcaggtgaagcatcggcagagcaaggattggtcgaatagttgtcaaatattaactggaaaagaaagcgccaggatcaatgatagtgccagagggaatttcattaatttctagacaaatttacataaacattacaaaagaagtttctccaaaaggactaccaggataatggtcgccacagctaaattggcgacaggggcaaaagagacaaagaaagcaaaaaacaaagaggcatgcaactagacctccggccttgatgagctaggagttgaagctggtttgatcccgagataggccaggattttcttcgtgttgggcttgactgcctgtggcaccccggaccaactgtccgaaatacccgttatgcattcactcatgatcccatgatcagtgtaacatgagcacataaccgaactgataaacagagttacaacatccattacatagtaccgaataataaatagtcttacaaacggtcttatgaccaagtcttacacaaatggccacatcgggctgaattcaaacatccaaaagcagcggatacaaccaacttcgtcgggcccaagtcatgccttaaaccctacaggcagctgaccgggaaacgtcctaagtcgcatagtcgtcctgataacctccatcatcttcaaaatcctcctcatagtctggccaagtaaatagccagggacaaagccgtgagtacattttgaattgtactcgcaaaccattcaCAAGTAACATATAAAAGGGAACAAGGTACCGAGGACTAactaggagatcaagagggaaTGACCACTTTGGCAACAAGAACATGTTATGGAAGAGAAGAAGTGTTTTTAGTGGAATTATCACCTCAACTTCATGGGTGAAGGAGATGAGAGATTATTTCTATGACATCACTACTAGACTTATTTTAGGGAGTTCTTCCACGACATAAACACTTAGGAAGGGTAGACCCAATTTTTAACAAATTCCTTTCCGACCACCCCATTGTGGTCATTAACCATTTTACCAGTACTCCAAGTACTCCAACACAAATCCTgtttctttcctttgtcaaacattttcataaacaaaacacatcaggctaagcaacagccaatccaaccgtccatgaccgcggacgcggctattcgaatagatttaactctgcagagtttgcgcactttccccacaaaaaccgataaatccgccgggatcagccccggatcgtcatacgaaagtatgcggaCTCGAATAATCGGTCATAGCCTTTCGCTGGTTTCTCTTAAcctgagtccttccctgcgggcttaacccttcccggcaccccggcagcatacctccttcttgagcgtatctccggcgccacgacagaagaccctcgcaccgtccggctgcaagttaatgcagtgtattgcctcctcggagcgcaacccggtgtcagaggtcatcgtgaccctcctagagagtggtGAAGGTATCTCATGTTAAAAtcaacaaactacggactaagcccgtgcccattttggatattgtggttgcgctagtaagttgtcatgggtgagtacttaggcgccaaagtttttgtaatatcccaaccactttctcaaccccatcatttttaccaaatccCTTTCCTTTCTCAAATTCCCACTCGGGCATAACATTTACacccaaggttttaacaaaaacttgtacaacaaggtgaaaccttgagggtttttcccaacctatagtttatgtgtgaactaagaTGCACAATAGCATAAGGATGCCATCATACAATGGAGAGTGTCAAAGGCATTCATACCCATATTGAGTATGAATGGAGATAATCAAAAGGTGGAGCAAAAACATGGTGTTATCCCAAATTTTAACTAGAATTAGGAGATGTCAAAAGAGTGAGTTTTAATCCACCTACTTAGAgtaagtacgcgaactaccaagagTGAATAATTACATACTTGGCGGCAAGTATGTCAAAGAAGAGAATTATCCAACCGAAAAACGCAAAGGATCAAGATGGGGAAGAATAAAAAGATCTCAACCAAGAACATAGATAGTAAGGGGTCAAggtaaatggcttgccttggccggctagtccctggtcttcttcaacaccttctccaaaatcctctccttcggcttctcccgcgttcgtatctagcgtcgcGAAAATAGAAGAGCAACATACAATCAACACATAACTCAAAAtcaagttttttttttattttaaaagAAAAGGTAATATGCAGGGGTACATGTTGTAGAAAGGTGAAAACATGCATTGGCCAATTTATAAGAAAAGGGTTGGGGTGGGCAATTAAATAACAACAAAATTTTAATGAacaacatttcatgtgacacacCATTTTTATAAACGAACCAGAATTATTTTCTACAGGGACCCAAGATATTTTCATGAGATGGACAACACTAAAACAAGATCATCACAGTTGGAATCAGTCAAAAACATTAATTCTACGATTTTAGAAAATTTGTGGAGTAAGCAGAATACATAGAGCAAGATTAATACACTAAGAATCgtataaaaatcctaaaaatacgagGTCAGTGGCAAGTGAAAGATATTGAAATTCTGGTTCTAACGTAGTTGGTTTCAATTGATTTCGAATTATGGATCTCAAATTAAAGGCGATTTGGTTCTCAGGTTTTATATTTAAAAACAGAAAAAGTTGGAACAAAATTTAAACAGAAACTGGGCGGGAAAGGAGCTGGGCCGCGCAGTGatggaagtgggccggcccaggggaGTCTCTGTGCGGGCAGGAGGgagaaaaaagaagaaaataaaaaaagaaaaaataaaaagggGAGGCCCGCAGCGGCCAGGCCTGCATGGCCACGCTGGCCCGCATGGCCCATGCAGCCGTGGGATCAGGATCCGATGGCCCGTAGCCATCGTCTCCTTCTCGCCACGCAGGGCACCAGCGGGCGGCCGCGCCGGCAGAGAAAAGAGGCAGGGGCGGCCATGGGACTCACCGGCAACGGCGGCGGCACGGTGGCGGGGTCGAGGCGGGTCTGGGTCGTCGCGGAACGGGGCGGGGTCGGCTTGGGCGgcgtcctgctcctcctccctGCTTCTTCCCGACGGCGATGCTCCCGCGGTGCTCCTCGGGCAGGTCTTCGCGGCGGCGTTCTCCGGCAGGTCTGGGAAGGAAAAAGGGGCAGGGTGAGGTGCTGGTCGACCAGGGGCGTGTGAAAAGgtagagggagagaggggcgtcGACGGCGGCAGCTCGGCGACCTTCGGGTCTTGGCGGTGATCGGGCAGGGCTCCGCCGGGTGGTGTCGAGCAGCAGCCCAGAGCAGCGCCCTGGGCGCTCTCTGGAGCGTCGGTGGAGGTGGAGTGGTGCTGTGAGGGAGTGGTGGTGAGGAGGGGGAGTGGCTCGGGTGCCCCCTTTTATAGGCAGGTGGGAGGGCAAGCGACGGGCGGGGCGGTGGCTCTGGCCAACGGGAAGACGAGGGCTGGCGTCATCGCGGTGGGGCCGTGGTGACGTCCGCGCGGTGGCGTCAGCATGCGGGGGAGTCGAGGCGGTCGCGCGGTTCCGAGGCGCGAGGGAGGGAGATCGAGGCGACGTCCTGTCGCGGGCGTCTGTGCGCGTGCGCGGGAGGTTTTTCCAGGGCTTGCACGTCCCTGGACCGACGGCCTCCAGGTGAGTGGGCTGATGCACGTTTTGGGCTCGTGGAGAGGGGCAGGGAGGGTCCAAGGGAGGTGGGTTGCGGCCAGATTGAGGTGGGCTTGAGGGGTGGGGAGTGGGCACCAAGTGCCGGCCATAAGAgagggacatggcctcccaaactCGGCCATGCATAAGGGAAGAAGAGAGGGAGGGGTAAGAGAGGGGGTGGGTGCCCTCTAGGGTTTGTCAAAAAGAGAGATCAAAGTGGTGGTGAGGAAAAGAAAATAAGAGGGGTCCATGGCCACGGCCACATGCCAAGAAAAGAGAGGGGTGTGGTGAGTGAGAAGAAAGAGGGTGGCATGGTGTTGCATGTCCTCATGCACCCATTTTAGATGAAGAGGGAAATTGTTCCAAAAAAAAAGAAAGTTGGGTGTGGGGTGTTTCACATAAGGTGCCAAGAAGAGTTTTCCTCTTTTAAATTTTGGTACAAAAACTTGATACTAAGGGTTTGGTGTGAGAAGTGAACCAAGCACACATACTTCCAACATATTTTAAGCAACAATATATGCTATGCAAACACTAGTTAGCAAGATAActgaaagtttttgttggcccataTTTTCAAAACTAGGAAATATGCAGGGTTTGAAAAAGTGGGTTGTGacagaccttccccccttaaaagaatctcgtcccgagattccggTTCTAAGAGCTGAAGAGGTAAGGGAACTCGCTCCGAAGATAATCCtcacgttcccaggtggcttcctccTCAGAATGGTTACTCCACTGAACCTTGAAAAACTTGATTTTTCTTCTCCGAGTGACCCTTACGGCTTCTTCCAGGATTCGAAGTGGTTTCTCGCGGTAAGTTAAATCCTGGTTTAGGCCGATAGAgcggtggtcgatgttcttgaatacttcaggCTTGTCGGGTACTTGGAGGCATTTGCggagttgggagacatggaagacatcatgaaacTCTGACAATTCTgcaggtagctccagttgatatgagacttctccacGGCGACCAAGGACCTTGAAAGGACCAATGTACCTTGGTGCCAACTTGCCCTTGACATGGAAACGCTGCATTCCCTTGAGAGGTGTCACCCGGAGATAGGCACAGGAATTTACTTATCGACTCCCCGAACAGTACTATAGGAATCCGTACTGAACATTCCCCCTGTAATAGTACAAGCTCCCATAGCAATGACGTATTTTGGTTCAGGCATTTGCTCATATAATATCACTAGACAAGGATTAATTATGAATCTTGATTCTTCAAAGAATGTTTTCCTTCTTTTATACCAGATTATCTACTATATCTATATTTCTATTTATTAGATATTATGCTAACTAATGAAATTCTTTAACTTTAAAGGGAAAAATTGGATTGGAAGAAAACTTTTAACTAAAAAAGGATAGATTTCGCCGCTTGGGGTCGGCGTAGCTTTTCTGGCGGGATTGGGCAGCTTTCAATCGATCTCGGATAAGTTGAACTTGTTCTTCTGCTTCACGGAGTACATCAGGCCCGAATACTTGACTTTCTCCGGTCTCGGACCAATTTAGAGGGGTGCGACACTTGCGCCCATAGagtgcttcaaacggtgccatctggagGCTGGCCTGGTAGCTATTATTATAAGAGAACTCCGCAAAGGGGAGACAGTCTTCCCATTTAGCACCATAGGCTAGAACACATGCGCGGAGCATGTCTTCCAGAATCTGGTTCACTCGCtcagtttgtcctccggtttgtgggtgGTAAGCGGTGCTGAAAGAGAGTTTGGTCCCCAAGGCTTCGTGTAATTGGTTCCAGAATCTAGAGGTGAACTGTG
This Lolium perenne isolate Kyuss_39 chromosome 1, Kyuss_2.0, whole genome shotgun sequence DNA region includes the following protein-coding sequences:
- the LOC139835107 gene encoding uncharacterized protein; amino-acid sequence: MQRFHVKGKLAPRYIGPFKVLGRRGEVSYQLELPAELSEFHDVFHVSQLRKCLQVPDKPEVFKNIDHRSIGLNQDLTYREKPLRILEEAVRVTRRRKIKFFKVQWSNHSEEEATWEREDYLRSEFPYLFSS